In Musa acuminata AAA Group cultivar baxijiao chromosome BXJ3-9, Cavendish_Baxijiao_AAA, whole genome shotgun sequence, a single genomic region encodes these proteins:
- the LOC135648519 gene encoding uncharacterized protein LOC135648519, producing MDEDSGNCKMAGHVAEEGAGAPRSSMLYMVAAKARHLLASPGAAGTLIFASVFLVLAYRRKKRSSTAGPVDSKKTPTASQEVVRQQSRANPALYRSVSLAMLHGGEKAMQRLMDAHEACRDESKLSSALDDMRNELDKDRMDFNKLHAIIPRLEMSGKEKEAITILQEALKKAKTDQQTHKAYELEMLLVEMLIYEGEYNKALNLACLCSKDVSTADARVPLYQATVYAMKGETDRAKERYEKFKDIRKTYHGSKFDSTGSALHMTLPEFDRFEIVANNLKKTIWQAHQTKTIAQPPETKTADGRVDKETHHAQQQEKALANSGKK from the exons ATGGATGAGGATTCTGGTAACTGCAAAATGGCAGGACATGTTGCTGAGGAAGGTGCGGGTGCTCCCCGATCATCCATGTTGTACATGGTAGCTGCCAAAGCCAGGCATCTTCTGGCGTCTCCTGGCGCCGCCGGGACGCTGATCTTTGCGTCCGTGTTCCTCGTGCTGGCTTACCGGCGCAAGAAGAGATCGTCCACGGCGGGTCCTGTTGACAGCAAGAAGACACCCACAGCGAGTCAAGAGGTCGTCCGCCAGCAGTCCCGGGCGAACCCTGCGCTCTATCGGTCGGTGTCGCTCGCGATGCTGCATGGCGGGGAGAAGGCGATGCAGAGGTTGATGGATGCTCACGAGGCGTGCAGAGACGAGTCGAAGCTGAGCAGCGCCTTGGACGACATGCGCAATGAGCTCGACAAGGATCGGATGGACTTCAACAAGTTACAT GCAATCATACCAAGACTAGAGATGAGCGGAAAGGAGAAGGAAGCAATCACAATATTGCAGGAAGCACTGAAGAAAGCTAAAACCGATCAGCAGACGCACAAGGCATACGAGCTTGAGATGTTGCTGGTGGAAATGCTGATCTACGAG GGAGAATATAATAAAGCTCTGAATCTTGCGTGCCTATGTAGCAAGGATGTTTCCACGGCAGATGCTCGAGTTCCTCTCTATCAG GCTACAGTCTACGCCATGAAGGGTGAAACAGATCGTGCAAAGGAACGCTATGAGAAGTTTAAAGACATCCGGAAAACCTACCATGGTTCAAAGTTCGACAGTACAGGATCGGCACTTCATATGACATTGCCCGAGTTCGATCGATTCGAGATAGTCGCCAACAACCTCAAGAAGACGATTTGGCAAGCTCACCAAACAAAGACGATCGCGCAACCTCCGGAAACGAAAACAGCTGATGGCAGGGTCGACAAAGAGACTCATCACGCTCAACAACAGGAGAAAGCACTTGCCAACAGCGGCAAGAAGTAG